The DNA segment CGATCTAGCGCCAGATCGACAGCGGCATACAAGTCTTTATCTTTTTGGCGGATTACAACGGTATCCTTTTTTGCCAAATTTAGCGCAAATTCTACGCTAAAGCCTTTTTTGCCGTTTTTTTCATCCGCCGAAACCACGCAACGACCGGAAATTATATCCAGACCGTATTTGTTAAGCGCGTCAAATGCGTTTTCTATGTGTTGTTTGATAGGGTCTGTTAGGTTAAATTGTTTGCCTACTATGCTTAGATTCATCATCTCTCCTTTGGTATTAAAGTGCCGCCATTATAGCATATAAAGTATTATTTTAGAGCTTTTGAATAGTTCGTCTGTGAACTCTAACAGGAATTGGTGTTGCAGATTGAACGACAGTATCGAGTATCACCGTGCTTACTGAACCTGGCGTACTGATAGCATTTCCTACGCAAGTGCCGATAGTGCCAAATAGCCTGTCTACTCGAACGGTAACGTTAAATAAAGTGTTGGCTGCATCCGGAAAAGGTTGGTTAACAATGATTTCATTGCCGGCGGTAATGGGACAATTCGTCGAGAAGTTTCGCTGAAGTAGGTTAAGTATAGCTACTTCTGTCGCACTTTGAGCCAAGAGATCGGCTTGTTCTCTTAAAAATATGTCGGTCGTTTGTTTTGCCGTAACTGCAGAAGTGTTTAACGAAAACATACCTATAGTAGCAACAAGCACCAAAAAGATTATCGCTATGATCAAACTAAATCCCCGTCTCATTAATACACCGCCTTTGTTTTGCACACCGTAACTTCCGCTCCATCGTCTAAAGATCTTCTGGCATCTCTCATACAAAGCTTAAGCACCATAACTCCGTTTAATTCGGTAAAATTAAATCTTGTCACATGTTCGGCAAGCAAAGCTCTGTCGCTTGTTCTATAGCTTTGTCTTGTCCCGGAGCCTGGTGCTACCCACGGTCTATAATTATAATGTAGCCAAAGTTGAAAATCCGTGTCGCTAGCGTTTTGCCTTACGGGAACAACCGCATATGCCGTATGTAGCAGATAATACTGCTCATAAATTTCGTTATTTCTGGCATAGTTTGAAATTACAAGATTTGTCGCCCCATTGCTACTGGCTATTGCTACGTTGTCAGAATTTGTTCCGTTGTAACCGAAAGCTCTATTTATATTTATATTTGTCGTAGGCTGTCTAAAAAACAGTCCGACTTGTCCATTTGCTAAATCGGCAAGACCGCGAGTGAGATCCGATATATAGGTATTTGCTGAGGCCAGGTTGCTTCCGGGGGTTACAAGCGTTCCGCCGTTTATAGTAGGATTAGAGTTTTTTACGGTATTTGGATTGTTTATATCTATAAAGCCGCTCCAACCGCCGTTTTGGAAACTTTCATAGCTGTAATTTACCCATTCTAAAATAGCATATGTGTTGGTTAATGCCGAATCGCTGGTGGAAACAAAAATATTCTGAGTATTGTGCGGTATCCTTCCTATGGTTGATTCTTTGACTCGGTAGGCGAGTCTTTTTGAAATTTGCTCAAGAGTTATTTCGGTTTGAGTCTCAAGTGTATTTATAGCTCTTGCCTGAAAATAATTCCTATAAATTTCCAAAGCTATATTTACCCCAAAAGACGCCAAAATCCCCAAAATAACGATGACAATAATAAGTTCGAATAGCGTAAAGGCTTTTTTCATTACCAAGCCCTTTGTAAAATTTCAGGTCCATCGCCTATATTGGTGGCATATGCTCTGAGCAAAATAGTCCTATTGTCATCCCCCATTTGAGTAACGGTGCTTATCGAGATTTCTTTTATATTTTGATTGATATCGGTTGTTCCATCTATTCTATTATTGTTTATGATTGTCGCCAAATTTGAAACTATTATGTTATCTCTTGCACCCAAGGTGGTCGAGGTTTGCACGGTTATATTATTGGCAAAGCTATTTATATTTACATCGCCATTTGCTTGGTCGCAAGCATTTCCCATAGGTATAGCGGGCGTAGGATAAAGTCTTCTTTTTCCTTCATCTGCTATACCGTTAAGAGTATAAAAATTTTGCATATTTCCAAATATCGGCGTAGGATCAGAGTAATGATCAAGAGGACTACCGGCTCCAAGACAGTCATATGGCGCTTTTAACACAAGCGCCATTCTTGTTTTTGCATCCATAATACTTTGTTGGATCAACCCTGCCGTATTATTATTTGACGTTTGCGATATTATGGTCGGGACCGCCAAAAGTATCAGCCCCGTTATAACTATAGAGACGATAAGTTCAAGTAGGGAAAAGCCGCGTCTCATTACCAATTCGACCTCTTATTTGTTTTATCGGTGGTATAGTTTCTTAAACTGCCCGTATTGCTTTCCAGCACATTTCCTGCACTTCCCGCGCCGTTTAGTAAATTTCCTTCACTATCTATTGTGTTTCCACCCCAGTTAGGCGCACCTGTAAATGATACGTTAAACGTATTGAATGTAGCATTTACATTTGCTGCATTGAATATCAGCCAATTTGAAGCATTCATTTGTATCGTATCGGTCACAGGCGTGCTGCTAGCACTCAATAATCTTATGATCTGAATGCCGTTAGCTATATTTGGCCTTGGTGTGATAGTGGTTTGGCTGTTGGTATTTGCACTATCGTATAAATTTACTTGTCCTTGCGCAGTAGTATTGTGTGTAGTGTTTAAAAACCAGTTTGATGCACTTGGCAATAAAGCGCTGCTTGCTATAGGATAATTAGTCGTATTGCAAGCATTGCAAAATACGCCAAAATAAACTTTAGCGTTAAATCCTCTTAACGGTCCTTTATAATCCGGCGCATAGACGATACCGTAATAGAACTGACTTGAACTTGTAGGAGCCAAAGGAGCCGTATATGTTGCACCTGGCACGTTATCGTCATCTCTTACTCCTGTGAAAGTAAATATATTATCCGGAACAGTAAACGGATTTTTAGCAACATTTACTCGTCTTGCAAAGTTAAGATTTATAGAAGCTGTTGCTATGCCTTGGTTAAAGGCGGCCGCATTGACGGTAAATGCTCCGTTGTTGTTTGCGGTGTTGGCTTCCTTTGCCGTATTTGCATCGCCTGCGTTACTAGAATATATGACATCTCTTTGTATGGCATCGGCAATGTTTGGTGCTTGTCCGGTTTCATCGGTAAAGCCGGGTAAATTTCCTGCTATACCTATCGTAAATGAATTTTGTTTAGAGTAGCAGCCGTTCGTATAAAGTCTCGATGTTGTTCTTACCGTATCGCCCAGTCTGGCCGTGAGATTAAATGTTACCGTAGATGCCATCTCGGGCTGATTTGAGATATAGGTCATATTTCCACCTTGAAAATTTGCTATTCGGACATTGTCGATGGATATATCTTGAGGTATAAACGTAAAAGGTGTTGGTGTCAACTCTATATTGCAACCTATTCTACCAAAGGAATCTTTTGTTGTTGTTGAACTTCCTACTATGCAGTCGTTATTGGTTTTATCTATAGCGGTATACGAAGCATCAACTACTTGTAAATTAACATTTCCTACCTCGTCAAAAGAAAAATTTCTATTTGCTATAGCCGCTCCTCCTTGTAAAATCTTTTGGAGAATGCCCGTTCCGTTTTCTTTATCGAAGACGGCTTGCAATTGTACAAGTACAGCAGGAGGTACTGTAGCGGTGCAAGTAGTGGGCAGCTGAGGGACAAATGTCACCATATTCCCCTTGGCCGTATCGGTTTTTATTATGTTTTTATAACCTTTTGCAGGCTGATCGTTTTTGTCTGTTGCGATAAGGCCGATATTAGGGTAAGGCCTTCCTCCTATGAGTCTAGGAGTATTTAAAATGTTATTCGCAACCGTGTCATAAACTCTAAAATCTTTAGGTCTAACTGAAAATACGTCTGATGATGTGCATGTAGCATGATTTTTGCCGGATGAATCGGTATATGATAATTTAAAATACAAGACGGGATATGGATTTTTTATGATCAAATTTTTGAGCTCTACTAATCCTTTTTGTGGAGTAAATTTTGCAGTTATAGTATTCACTCCATCCAATACGGAGATGTCGGAATCGCATGTACTTACTACTTTTACATCTACGTCTATATTGCTTGCAGGACCTGTAGGCTCTTCGCCTACATTAAGTTTTTCATCAAAATATACTATTTTTACATCAAAAGGCTCACCTGCTAACTGCGTATATAAGTTTTCAGGATTGCCCTTTTTTTTGAAATTTTTATTGACCGCTTTAAAGTCATCTATTTTAACATTTTGAATAACTAAATTATATGTTTTATCTACGCATTTTCTAAGTTGTCCTTCATATTCAAGGTTGATGGATTTATTGGAAAATTTGACTGTATATTTGGTTTCTTTATATTCTTTGTTTAAGGTAGCATCGTATTGTATAAATGTTTTATTGGTGTTATCGATCGTTCCTCCATCATTCTCAGAAGCTCCTCTGCCGATAAAGAATTGAAGATTTGAGCCTATCTTTTTTTGAAGTCCGGTATTGTCATTTACGTGATGAGACGGTTGAATAGTGAAACTTCCGTTTGTATTATTGTTTATGTAGGTAGTATTTTCTTGATATGTCATACTGTTGGGATTGATTTCGGTGGTGACAGAAACTTTCTCTGCAGCCTCGTTACCTTCATTCTTTATGGTAAGTTTTGTTCTTAGAATATCATCTTTTTTAGCCTTAGTCTCACCTTGTCCTTTTACCGCTACGCGTCTAAATTTGCTATCATCTTCGTCTTTTCCTTTTACAAATAACTCCTCTTGATAACAAACCTGCGGTTCGTAAAGATCCGTAGAAAAAGCGACTAGTCCTATATTTTCCCTCTCTCCGAAAGTTGCACTACCTGTTCTTATAACTTTTGCCGTAAGTTTTGCCTCCGCACTTGTTTGCCTGTTTGACATCATCTCTGATATATCGTATATATCAAGGTCCATTTGGTTGTGATATGGTTTTGGTTTGCCGTTATCGGTTTTGTTCATATGGTTGCCAAATTTAGTGATAGTACCGTTAAACTGACTGCCTACCCCATTATTTGCAGATGATACCGACTTAAAAACACTGCCTTTTTTAAACTGCAAGTCTTCGCTGTCAACTTCGTATTTTGCGCCAAAAGAAAGGACAGTAAGGGATGATTTGATAGCGCCACTGATAGGAGTATAAAAACCGCTAAACGTTACAAAAGTACTGTCTAGCCTTGTTGATTGTCCACCAGATAAATGTATCGGAGCTAAAATCTTAAGTCCATCATAGATATTAACACCTTTCGGTTTAACTTTTCTTCCT comes from the Campylobacter rectus genome and includes:
- a CDS encoding PulJ/GspJ family protein codes for the protein MRRGFSLLELIVSIVITGLILLAVPTIISQTSNNNTAGLIQQSIMDAKTRMALVLKAPYDCLGAGSPLDHYSDPTPIFGNMQNFYTLNGIADEGKRRLYPTPAIPMGNACDQANGDVNINSFANNITVQTSTTLGARDNIIVSNLATIINNNRIDGTTDINQNIKEISISTVTQMGDDNRTILLRAYATNIGDGPEILQRAW
- a CDS encoding prepilin-type N-terminal cleavage/methylation domain-containing protein — its product is MKKAFTLFELIIVIVILGILASFGVNIALEIYRNYFQARAINTLETQTEITLEQISKRLAYRVKESTIGRIPHNTQNIFVSTSDSALTNTYAILEWVNYSYESFQNGGWSGFIDINNPNTVKNSNPTINGGTLVTPGSNLASANTYISDLTRGLADLANGQVGLFFRQPTTNININRAFGYNGTNSDNVAIASSNGATNLVISNYARNNEIYEQYYLLHTAYAVVPVRQNASDTDFQLWLHYNYRPWVAPGSGTRQSYRTSDRALLAEHVTRFNFTELNGVMVLKLCMRDARRSLDDGAEVTVCKTKAVY